In Ectothiorhodosinus mongolicus, one DNA window encodes the following:
- a CDS encoding fumarate hydratase has translation MAVIRQEDLIQSIADAFQFISYYHPKDYIQALTAAWEKEQSPAAKDAMAQILVNSRMCATGHRPICQDTGIAVVFLKIGMNLRWDAELSLQEMVDEGVRRAYLHPDNKLRASVLLDPAGERRNSRDNTPAVVHVEMVPGDELEVICAAKGGGSENKSKLVMLNPSDSIVDWVVRTIPTMGAGWCPPGILGIGVGGTPEKAMLMAKESLMQPVDMHELQTRGPQNRIEELRLEIFDKVNALGIGAQGLGGLTTVLDVKIMDYPTHAASLPVAMIPNCAATRHVHFHLDGSGPAHLQPPSLEDWPDLKYDASGGKRVNLDTVTPEEVASWQPGDVLLLNGKLLTGRDAAHKRLTQMLDAGEPMPVDFTNRFIYYVGPVDPVDDEAVGPAGPTTATRMDKFTRQLLEQTGLLGMVGKAERGPVAIEAIRDNKAVYLTAVGGAAYLVSKAIKASKVLAFEDLGMEAIYEFEVKDMPVTVAVDSQGESVHQTGPAEWKIKIEQIKQSA, from the coding sequence ATGGCCGTAATTCGTCAGGAAGATCTGATTCAAAGCATCGCCGATGCCTTTCAGTTCATTAGCTACTACCACCCCAAGGACTATATCCAAGCGCTGACGGCTGCCTGGGAAAAAGAACAATCACCGGCCGCCAAGGATGCCATGGCGCAAATCCTGGTGAATTCGCGCATGTGTGCCACCGGGCACCGGCCTATTTGTCAGGACACCGGCATTGCCGTGGTGTTTTTGAAGATTGGCATGAACCTGCGCTGGGATGCCGAGTTGTCCCTGCAGGAGATGGTGGATGAAGGCGTGCGCCGCGCCTACCTGCACCCAGACAATAAGCTGCGCGCCTCGGTGCTTCTCGATCCAGCAGGCGAGCGCCGCAACTCGCGCGACAACACACCGGCTGTGGTGCACGTCGAAATGGTGCCTGGCGATGAGCTGGAAGTGATTTGTGCCGCCAAAGGTGGCGGCTCAGAAAACAAGTCCAAGCTGGTGATGCTCAATCCGTCCGATTCAATTGTGGATTGGGTGGTTCGGACAATTCCTACAATGGGCGCGGGTTGGTGCCCCCCGGGGATTTTGGGTATTGGCGTCGGCGGCACGCCCGAAAAAGCCATGCTGATGGCCAAAGAATCCTTGATGCAGCCAGTTGATATGCATGAGCTGCAGACACGCGGCCCACAAAACCGCATCGAGGAGTTGCGCCTGGAGATCTTTGATAAGGTAAACGCTTTGGGCATTGGTGCCCAAGGCTTGGGCGGGCTGACGACAGTGCTGGACGTCAAGATCATGGATTATCCAACACATGCGGCTTCGTTGCCGGTAGCGATGATTCCCAACTGCGCGGCCACGCGTCACGTGCATTTTCATCTCGATGGCAGCGGCCCGGCACATTTGCAGCCGCCCAGCCTCGAGGATTGGCCAGACCTAAAATATGACGCCAGCGGTGGCAAGCGCGTGAATCTCGATACAGTGACGCCCGAAGAAGTGGCCAGCTGGCAGCCAGGGGATGTGTTGCTGCTCAACGGTAAGCTGCTCACCGGTCGTGATGCCGCGCACAAACGCCTGACGCAGATGCTCGATGCCGGTGAGCCCATGCCGGTGGACTTCACCAATCGCTTTATTTACTACGTGGGTCCTGTGGATCCGGTTGATGATGAAGCCGTCGGTCCGGCCGGCCCCACCACCGCGACGCGCATGGACAAGTTCACGCGCCAGCTGCTCGAACAAACCGGTCTTTTGGGCATGGTGGGTAAGGCTGAGCGCGGCCCTGTGGCGATTGAAGCCATTCGCGACAATAAGGCCGTATATCTCACCGCCGTGGGCGGCGCTGCTTATCTCGTGTCTAAGGCGATCAAGGCCTCGAAAGTGCTGGCCTTCGAGGATCTGGGCATGGAGGCGATTTACGAATTTGAGGTCAAAGACATGCCGGTGACCGTGGCGGTGGACAGTCAAGGTGAATCCGTCCACCAGACCGGGCCGGCCGAATGGAAAATCAAAATCGAGCAGATCAAACAATCTGCCTAA
- a CDS encoding lipoate--protein ligase translates to MELRVIDFGQQPALRSQAVYHGIAKTIKADDTPVLTLVNPSSPYVCVGLHQDVGLEVDEEYCRENDLPITRRHVGGGAVFLDQNQMFFHFIYPQAKAPRRVTEIYSFFIEPVIQTYHALGVEATFRPVNDIHVNGRKIGGTGAASVGDATIMVGSFMFDFDVATMARCLKVPSEKFRDKLRQGMADYITTLTRELGTPPQRDVVKQAFMEQITKHLGVTPVMSQATAAELESIDAYEATLKDPEWTYQKGRRMVEGGVKIAESTHLTQGAYKAPGGLIRVQLLAKDGGIVDLEISGDFTVFPDDGMDRLADSLKGCALDPDALNAAAEEAIERLGIDAPGISSADISAAVMSAHTG, encoded by the coding sequence ATGGAACTTCGTGTGATTGATTTTGGCCAACAGCCGGCGCTGCGCTCGCAGGCGGTGTATCACGGTATCGCCAAGACGATTAAGGCCGACGATACGCCGGTATTAACCTTGGTCAATCCCTCCTCACCCTATGTTTGCGTCGGCTTACATCAAGATGTCGGCTTAGAAGTCGATGAGGAATATTGCCGTGAAAATGATTTACCGATCACGCGGCGGCATGTGGGCGGTGGCGCTGTCTTTCTCGATCAGAATCAGATGTTTTTCCATTTTATTTATCCGCAGGCCAAGGCGCCGCGCCGGGTCACGGAGATCTACAGCTTTTTTATCGAGCCCGTAATTCAGACCTATCACGCCCTCGGCGTTGAAGCCACATTCCGACCGGTGAATGATATTCATGTGAATGGCCGCAAGATTGGCGGTACCGGTGCTGCCAGCGTTGGCGATGCCACCATCATGGTGGGCAGTTTCATGTTTGATTTTGATGTAGCGACCATGGCGCGCTGTTTGAAAGTTCCTTCGGAGAAATTCCGCGACAAGCTGCGCCAAGGAATGGCGGATTACATCACCACACTAACGCGCGAACTGGGCACGCCGCCGCAGCGTGATGTCGTCAAGCAAGCGTTTATGGAACAGATCACCAAGCACTTGGGCGTCACCCCGGTGATGAGCCAAGCCACGGCCGCTGAGCTGGAGTCTATTGATGCCTATGAGGCGACTTTGAAAGATCCCGAGTGGACCTATCAAAAGGGCCGGCGCATGGTGGAGGGCGGCGTGAAGATCGCCGAATCCACGCATCTCACCCAAGGCGCATACAAGGCGCCGGGCGGTTTGATTCGCGTACAGTTGCTGGCCAAGGATGGGGGGATTGTCGATTTGGAAATCAGCGGAGACTTCACCGTGTTTCCTGATGATGGCATGGATCGGCTGGCCGACTCGCTTAAGGGCTGTGCGCTGGACCCAGATGCATTAAACGCGGCGGCCGAAGAGGCCATTGAGCGGCTGGGCATTGATGCCCCGGGGATTTCCTCAGCGGATATCTCAGCAGCGGTGATGAGCGCGCATACCGGTTAA
- a CDS encoding TIGR01777 family oxidoreductase has protein sequence MRVLITGATGFVGSQLVARLRREGHECVILTRDVAAAEKKLGQGKDRFVAWDACSPLPEAVFENIDAAVNLVGESIAAKRWSPAQKQRIIDSRINATRALVAGLKKRGTILISASAIGFYPVNRPEALDESSAPGEGFMPEICQRWEAETDALAEGVRKVILRIGVVVGRQGGMMQKLLPVFRLGAGGPVGNGQQMMSWIHVDDLVGIIMHALSHEEMSGIYNAVAPQPVTNREFSKQLGQALKRPAFFPAPAFALRLAMGEMADVVLDAQSISATKVRDEAGYQFQYPDMRSALAEVVSA, from the coding sequence ATGAGAGTCCTGATCACCGGAGCCACCGGTTTTGTCGGTTCACAACTGGTCGCCCGCCTGCGCCGCGAAGGCCACGAGTGCGTCATCCTCACCCGCGATGTTGCTGCTGCTGAGAAAAAGCTGGGGCAGGGCAAGGACCGCTTTGTCGCCTGGGATGCGTGCTCGCCGCTGCCTGAAGCTGTGTTTGAAAACATCGATGCCGCGGTCAATCTGGTGGGCGAGAGCATCGCCGCCAAGCGTTGGAGCCCAGCCCAAAAACAACGCATCATCGATTCTCGTATTAACGCCACCCGCGCTCTGGTCGCCGGCCTCAAAAAACGGGGTACGATCCTAATTTCGGCATCGGCGATTGGCTTTTATCCGGTGAATCGGCCCGAGGCCTTAGACGAGAGCTCGGCGCCGGGTGAGGGCTTTATGCCCGAGATCTGCCAACGCTGGGAAGCCGAGACGGATGCCCTGGCGGAAGGCGTGCGCAAGGTGATCCTCCGCATCGGCGTGGTGGTGGGGCGCCAAGGCGGCATGATGCAAAAGCTCTTGCCGGTATTTCGCCTTGGGGCCGGTGGGCCGGTGGGTAATGGCCAGCAAATGATGAGCTGGATTCATGTCGATGACCTCGTGGGCATCATCATGCATGCGCTCAGCCATGAGGAGATGAGCGGGATTTATAACGCCGTCGCCCCCCAGCCGGTCACCAACCGCGAATTCTCAAAGCAGCTTGGCCAAGCCCTTAAGCGTCCTGCTTTTTTTCCCGCGCCAGCCTTTGCACTGCGCTTAGCCATGGGTGAGATGGCCGATGTAGTCCTGGATGCGCAAAGCATCAGCGCGACGAAAGTGCGTGACGAGGCCGGATATCAATTTCAGTATCCTGATATGCGCAGCGCTTTGGCTGAGGTGGTATCGGCTTGA
- a CDS encoding DUF3581 family protein has protein sequence MPSYLDAFYERRDDLVHITPQQASDFAKSVAGDFNPLHDPDNRRFCVPGDLLFCLILQHYGISQQMQFRFTNMVGANIGLIFPKRGQIYLSDNAGRIYLEAERQGDVSQDNAFLDQLTRDYAAFSGQNFPHILVPLLQAENVMVNPQRPLVMYAGMAFEFSRWPTQPPQLQFSDAQLSIDGKRGDVRLKFDFLDQGQIIGRGEKQLIISGLRPYEQAVVDDLIAQYDSWKAAYTPS, from the coding sequence GTGCCAAGCTATCTGGATGCTTTTTACGAACGCCGCGATGACCTAGTGCACATCACCCCGCAGCAGGCCAGCGATTTCGCCAAGTCCGTGGCCGGCGACTTCAACCCCCTGCACGACCCCGACAACCGCCGCTTCTGCGTGCCCGGCGACCTCCTGTTTTGCCTGATACTCCAGCACTACGGCATCAGTCAGCAAATGCAGTTTCGCTTCACCAACATGGTCGGCGCCAACATCGGCCTGATCTTCCCAAAACGGGGACAGATTTATTTATCGGATAATGCGGGACGGATTTATTTAGAAGCGGAGCGTCAAGGCGATGTGTCCCAAGACAACGCATTTTTGGACCAGCTGACTCGTGATTATGCGGCTTTCTCGGGTCAGAATTTCCCGCATATCTTGGTACCGCTGTTGCAGGCGGAAAATGTGATGGTCAATCCGCAGCGTCCCTTAGTCATGTACGCGGGTATGGCCTTTGAATTCTCACGTTGGCCGACCCAGCCACCGCAACTGCAGTTTAGCGATGCACAGCTGAGTATCGACGGTAAGCGTGGCGATGTGCGCCTCAAATTCGACTTCCTCGATCAAGGCCAAATCATCGGTCGCGGTGAGAAACAACTGATCATCTCCGGGCTGCGCCCCTATGAACAGGCGGTGGTAGATGATTTGATTGCGCAATATGATAGCTGGAAGGCAGCATATACCCCATCCTAG
- a CDS encoding M48 family metalloprotease — translation MNAKLHLSRRQFVWLMSASSAAVVLPQLTGCAVDPVTGQQRLILMSEAEEKAIDQRHAPHQFSNDFGVTQDRMLNTYVTEVGSSLAAISHRPHMPYDFNVVNANYVNAYTFPAGAMACTRGIMVEMEDEATLAALLGHELGHVNARHAARRQTSGILAAVVLGGVGIAAAQSEQLSGYSGLIYGLSALGATALLAHYSRENEREADDLGLQYATEAGQNPEGMVDLMDMLVGMSDRQPNAIEVMFATHPMSQERYDTAKRETQTRYADARGRDKGRERYMDNTANLRRIKPAIKEQQAGEAAMRRERFAEAEGHFARSLDLAPDDYPGLLLMARAKSAQGRHSEARAYLDQAKRTYPNEAQALHLSGINALALNQPDRALAQFEHYERVLPGNPNTVFLKGISSEAMQNHRAAAQHYERYLQMVGTQTDQGRYAAQRLQSWR, via the coding sequence ATGAACGCGAAACTGCATCTGTCCCGCCGCCAATTCGTGTGGCTGATGTCCGCATCCTCAGCGGCCGTGGTTCTACCACAGCTCACGGGCTGTGCGGTGGATCCGGTCACCGGCCAACAGCGCCTGATTCTCATGTCGGAGGCCGAAGAAAAGGCCATCGATCAGCGCCATGCCCCGCATCAGTTCTCCAATGATTTTGGTGTCACCCAAGATCGCATGCTCAATACCTATGTCACCGAAGTGGGCTCCTCGCTGGCGGCCATCAGCCATCGCCCGCATATGCCCTACGACTTTAATGTGGTGAACGCCAATTACGTCAATGCCTATACCTTTCCGGCTGGGGCCATGGCTTGCACCCGCGGCATCATGGTCGAGATGGAAGACGAAGCCACGCTGGCGGCGCTGTTGGGGCATGAGCTTGGGCATGTCAATGCGCGACATGCCGCACGGCGTCAGACCAGCGGTATTCTGGCGGCGGTGGTGCTCGGCGGCGTAGGGATTGCAGCGGCCCAATCCGAGCAGCTCTCGGGTTATAGCGGCCTGATCTACGGGTTGTCGGCGCTGGGCGCTACGGCCTTACTGGCGCATTACAGCCGCGAGAATGAGCGCGAAGCCGATGATCTGGGCCTGCAATACGCGACTGAGGCCGGCCAAAACCCCGAAGGCATGGTCGATCTCATGGATATGTTGGTGGGTATGTCCGATCGTCAACCCAATGCCATCGAAGTCATGTTCGCCACCCATCCCATGAGTCAGGAGCGCTACGATACAGCAAAGCGTGAAACCCAGACCCGCTATGCCGATGCCCGTGGCCGCGACAAGGGGCGTGAGCGCTACATGGACAACACCGCCAATCTGCGCCGCATTAAACCGGCGATTAAGGAGCAGCAGGCGGGTGAGGCCGCCATGCGCCGGGAGCGTTTTGCCGAGGCCGAGGGGCATTTTGCGCGCTCGTTGGATTTGGCACCCGATGATTACCCAGGTCTGCTGTTAATGGCTCGCGCCAAATCCGCTCAGGGTCGCCACAGCGAAGCCCGAGCCTATCTGGATCAGGCCAAGCGCACTTATCCCAACGAAGCTCAGGCTTTGCATCTCTCCGGTATCAACGCCCTTGCGCTGAATCAGCCTGATCGGGCCTTAGCGCAGTTCGAGCACTATGAGCGGGTCCTGCCCGGCAATCCCAACACAGTGTTTCTCAAAGGCATCTCCAGCGAAGCCATGCAAAATCACCGCGCTGCCGCTCAGCACTATGAGCGCTATTTGCAGATGGTGGGCACCCAAACCGACCAAGGCCGCTACGCCGCACAGCGCCTGCAAAGCTGGCGATAG
- a CDS encoding cryptochrome/photolyase family protein, protein MILRLILGDQLSFSLPTLNDIDPQHDRVLMLEVAEETSYVPHHQQKITLILSAMRHFAEGLRARGITVDYVRLDDSENTGSFDSEVMRAIKRLKPQALIVTEAGEWRVQEKLKAWHQSLNIPVEIRDDTRFLTPPGFFSRWAVGKKQLRMEFFYREMRRLTGWLMQGDQPLGGQWNYDAENRKALPKDLDLPQRRRFAPDAITQEVITLVKQRFAKNIGEAEQFTWPVTHSEAKAALNDFLEQGLTQFGDYQDAMRHGEDFVFHALLSPCLNIGLLDPREVCEAALERYAQGGVPLAAIEGFIRQILGWREYVRGIYWHHMPDYAHSNFLDAQRPLPQWYWSGETDMHCLAEAIRNTREHAYAHHIQRLMVTGNFALLAGLCPSEVEAWYLAVYADAFEWVELPNTHGMVLHADGGIMASKPYAASGAYIDRMSDYCRHCRYSPKQKLGDQACPLNYLYWDFIMRHEKRLAGNPRMAMPYRNLKRMDSAQKQAIQDQAAAFLATLGPC, encoded by the coding sequence ATGATACTCAGGCTCATCCTTGGCGACCAGTTAAGTTTCTCACTGCCGACGCTTAACGATATCGATCCGCAGCATGACCGGGTCTTGATGCTGGAAGTGGCCGAAGAGACGAGTTATGTGCCGCACCATCAGCAGAAAATCACCTTAATCCTATCGGCCATGCGGCATTTCGCCGAGGGGCTGCGCGCCCGGGGCATTACGGTGGATTACGTGCGCCTCGATGATTCTGAGAATACCGGCAGCTTTGATAGTGAAGTGATGCGCGCCATCAAACGACTCAAGCCCCAAGCGCTGATTGTCACCGAGGCCGGCGAATGGCGGGTACAAGAAAAGCTCAAAGCGTGGCATCAAAGCCTGAATATTCCCGTCGAAATTCGCGACGACACGCGCTTTTTGACGCCCCCGGGATTTTTCAGCCGCTGGGCCGTCGGCAAAAAACAGCTGCGCATGGAGTTTTTTTATCGCGAGATGCGCCGCCTCACCGGCTGGCTGATGCAGGGCGATCAGCCTCTGGGCGGGCAATGGAATTACGATGCCGAAAACCGCAAGGCATTGCCCAAGGATTTAGATCTACCCCAGCGCCGCCGCTTCGCCCCGGATGCGATCACCCAGGAAGTCATCACCTTGGTAAAACAGCGTTTTGCCAAGAATATCGGTGAGGCAGAGCAGTTCACCTGGCCTGTGACCCACAGTGAGGCAAAAGCGGCGCTCAATGACTTTTTGGAGCAGGGCCTGACCCAGTTCGGCGATTATCAAGACGCCATGCGCCATGGTGAAGATTTCGTGTTTCACGCGCTGCTCTCGCCGTGTTTGAATATCGGGTTGCTGGATCCCCGCGAAGTCTGCGAGGCAGCGCTTGAGCGCTATGCACAGGGTGGCGTGCCGCTTGCGGCGATAGAGGGTTTTATTCGCCAGATTCTGGGCTGGCGCGAGTACGTGCGCGGTATTTACTGGCATCACATGCCGGACTACGCCCACAGCAATTTTCTCGATGCGCAGCGACCCTTGCCACAGTGGTACTGGAGCGGTGAAACCGACATGCACTGTTTGGCTGAGGCCATCCGCAATACCCGCGAACATGCCTATGCGCATCACATCCAGCGCCTCATGGTGACCGGCAATTTCGCTTTGCTGGCTGGCCTTTGCCCCAGCGAGGTCGAAGCCTGGTATCTGGCGGTCTACGCCGATGCCTTTGAGTGGGTGGAGCTGCCCAACACCCATGGCATGGTGCTGCATGCCGATGGCGGTATCATGGCTTCCAAGCCCTATGCTGCTTCGGGCGCCTACATCGACCGCATGTCGGATTATTGCCGCCACTGCCGTTACAGCCCCAAACAAAAACTCGGCGATCAGGCCTGCCCGCTCAATTATCTTTATTGGGATTTCATCATGCGTCATGAAAAACGCTTGGCCGGCAATCCGCGCATGGCTATGCCATATCGCAATTTAAAGCGCATGGATTCCGCGCAAAAACAGGCCATTCAAGATCAGGCTGCTGCCTTCCTTGCTACACTGGGCCCATGCTGA
- a CDS encoding thioredoxin family protein → MRQSLISLVCLSLLIFLVGPTAAREQPPIDDSPRHIGLQHPDWFERSLLDLREDLANVRAQDKRGLMIYVGMDHCPYCEALFTVNFAAADILAYTREHFNVVGLDIRGSRELTDLDGRVKTERQYAIEKGLNFTPALLFYDREGEAVFRLRGYHPPYRFRAALEFVADGHYENESFRDYLARADPPPRFDVAGLNDQAFFQSGPHRLNQRGSDPIRPLIVFFEQGECHACDILHTEPLNDPAVQQLLSQFDVVQLDMWSDESVVLPDGRTLSAEAWASELGLYYAPTLVFFDASGEEVIRIDSVVRQHRLHAVMEYLLTEGYRSHPTFQRWRAEQDG, encoded by the coding sequence ATGCGTCAGTCGCTGATCAGCTTGGTTTGCCTGAGCCTGCTGATATTTTTGGTGGGTCCAACGGCTGCGCGCGAACAGCCGCCCATTGATGACAGCCCGCGGCATATCGGCCTGCAACACCCCGACTGGTTTGAACGCTCGTTGTTGGATCTGCGCGAAGATCTCGCGAACGTACGCGCGCAGGACAAACGCGGCCTTATGATATATGTCGGCATGGATCACTGTCCCTACTGCGAGGCCTTATTCACCGTCAACTTTGCAGCGGCGGATATTCTCGCCTACACCCGCGAGCATTTTAATGTCGTGGGTTTGGATATTCGTGGCAGCCGTGAGCTCACCGATCTGGATGGTCGTGTCAAAACGGAACGGCAATACGCGATTGAAAAAGGCCTGAATTTCACTCCAGCGCTGCTGTTTTACGACCGGGAAGGCGAGGCTGTGTTCCGGCTGCGCGGTTACCATCCGCCTTACCGCTTTCGCGCCGCGCTGGAGTTCGTCGCCGATGGTCATTATGAAAACGAGAGCTTTCGCGATTATCTCGCCCGCGCTGACCCGCCGCCGCGCTTTGATGTGGCGGGCCTCAATGATCAGGCTTTTTTCCAGTCAGGACCGCATCGCTTAAATCAGCGGGGGTCAGACCCCATTCGCCCACTGATTGTGTTTTTTGAGCAGGGCGAGTGTCACGCCTGCGATATCTTGCATACCGAGCCACTCAACGATCCCGCCGTGCAGCAGCTGCTCAGCCAATTCGATGTGGTGCAGCTGGATATGTGGTCAGACGAATCCGTGGTGCTGCCCGATGGACGAACGCTAAGTGCTGAAGCGTGGGCGTCCGAGCTGGGTTTGTATTATGCGCCCACCCTAGTGTTCTTCGACGCGTCGGGCGAAGAGGTGATTCGTATCGACAGCGTTGTGCGTCAGCATCGTCTGCATGCCGTGATGGAGTATCTGCTCACCGAAGGCTACCGCAGCCACCCGACCTTTCAGCGCTGGCGGGCCGAGCAGGATGGCTGA
- the serS gene encoding serine--tRNA ligase, whose protein sequence is MLDPKLLRADLPAVAERLAARGYALDTERFAALEAERKELQMRTQALQNERNTSAKAIGQAKARGEDIEPLKAAVGRVGEELDAAETRLAALQQDLDELLLGIPNLPHESVPAGRCEEDNQEVRRWGEPRTLDFTAKDHVDLGAPQQWMDFESGARISGARFVVLRGAMARLHRALIQFMLDIHTQEHGYQELYVPYLVNAESLKGTGQLPKFEEDLFKTHSDPAYYLIPTAEVPVTNLAQRQIFEAEALPARFVCHTPCFRSEAGAYGKDTRGLIRQHQFEKVELVQLVPPDQSWQALEALTAHAETILQRLELPYRVMALCAGDMGFSAAKTYDIEVWLPGQNCYREISSCSNFEDFQARRMLARWRNPETGKPEYLHTLNGSGLAVGRTLVALVENGQDEAGRIHLPKALQPYMGGLTLLDPDTP, encoded by the coding sequence ATGCTGGATCCGAAGTTACTGCGTGCTGATTTGCCGGCGGTGGCCGAACGGCTGGCGGCGCGCGGCTATGCGCTGGACACCGAGCGCTTTGCGGCGCTAGAGGCAGAGCGCAAAGAGCTACAAATGCGTACGCAAGCGCTACAAAACGAGCGCAACACCAGTGCCAAAGCCATTGGTCAAGCCAAAGCCCGCGGTGAAGACATCGAGCCGTTGAAGGCCGCAGTGGGCCGCGTGGGCGAAGAGCTGGATGCCGCCGAAACTCGCTTGGCGGCGCTGCAACAAGACCTAGATGAGTTGTTACTGGGTATTCCCAATCTGCCGCATGAAAGCGTGCCTGCCGGCCGCTGCGAGGAAGACAACCAAGAGGTGCGCCGCTGGGGCGAGCCGCGTACTTTGGATTTCACCGCCAAGGATCACGTTGATCTGGGCGCGCCGCAGCAGTGGATGGATTTCGAGAGCGGGGCGCGCATTAGCGGGGCACGCTTTGTGGTGTTGCGCGGTGCCATGGCGCGGCTGCATCGGGCGCTCATCCAATTCATGCTCGATATCCATACCCAAGAGCATGGCTATCAAGAACTCTACGTGCCTTACTTGGTGAACGCCGAGAGCCTCAAAGGCACAGGGCAGCTGCCCAAGTTCGAGGAAGACTTGTTCAAAACCCACAGCGATCCCGCTTATTATTTGATTCCTACCGCCGAAGTGCCGGTCACCAATTTGGCGCAGCGGCAGATCTTTGAGGCCGAAGCGCTGCCGGCGCGCTTTGTCTGTCACACGCCGTGTTTTCGTTCCGAGGCAGGGGCCTATGGCAAAGACACGCGCGGTCTGATTCGCCAGCATCAGTTCGAAAAAGTCGAGCTGGTGCAGCTGGTGCCGCCGGATCAGTCTTGGCAAGCCTTGGAGGCGCTGACCGCCCATGCTGAGACGATTTTGCAGCGCCTAGAGCTGCCCTACCGAGTCATGGCTTTGTGCGCTGGCGACATGGGTTTTTCCGCGGCCAAGACCTATGACATCGAAGTCTGGTTACCCGGCCAAAACTGCTATCGGGAGATCTCTTCCTGCTCCAACTTCGAGGATTTCCAGGCCCGCCGCATGCTGGCGCGTTGGCGCAATCCCGAGACCGGTAAGCCCGAGTATTTGCATACCTTGAACGGCTCGGGTTTGGCGGTCGGCCGCACCTTGGTGGCCTTGGTGGAAAATGGCCAGGATGAAGCCGGCCGCATCCACCTGCCCAAAGCGCTGCAGCCCTATATGGGCGGGCTGACGCTTTTAGATCCGGATACGCCATAA